Proteins encoded in a region of the Nonomuraea helvata genome:
- a CDS encoding FAD-dependent oxidoreductase: MALHVAVIGSGPAGIYTAEALVKQSAEPVEVDVLERLPTPYGLVRYGVAPDHTSIKSIANYLRRVLELPQIRFLGGVTLGEHVSVEDLLSTYDAVVYCTGAMVDRKLGIPGEDLPGSVAATDFVNWYCGHPDVDPDRFTLDSPEVAVIGVGNVAVDVVRVLAKTHEELRSTDVPHDVLERLEESQVKAIHMIGRRGPEHAKFTLKELRELGELANADVCVRPDEAVVLGVDFPRQIQGNIKVLQSWAAREPVGRPRRLDVRFWLRPVEILGTERVEGLKLERTRLSEDGRVVGTGEFETLPVGMVLRSVGYQSVPLPGVPFSEKTMTVPNDAGRVRDREYVAGWLKRGPTGVIGTNKSDAAETVRTLLADLAGRVPVSRGSIDELLAARGVRPVTYGEWLAIEAAETELARSLGRGERVKLVGLEAMLRACRP, encoded by the coding sequence GTGGCGTTGCACGTGGCGGTCATCGGGTCGGGCCCCGCCGGGATCTACACGGCCGAGGCTCTGGTGAAGCAGTCGGCGGAGCCCGTCGAGGTCGACGTCCTCGAACGCCTGCCCACCCCGTACGGGCTGGTCAGATACGGCGTCGCGCCCGACCACACGTCGATCAAGTCGATCGCCAACTACCTGCGGAGGGTGCTCGAGCTCCCTCAGATCCGCTTCCTCGGCGGCGTCACGCTGGGCGAGCACGTGTCCGTCGAGGACCTGCTGAGCACGTACGACGCGGTGGTCTACTGCACGGGCGCGATGGTCGACAGGAAGCTCGGCATCCCCGGCGAGGACCTGCCGGGCAGCGTGGCGGCGACGGACTTCGTCAACTGGTACTGCGGGCACCCCGACGTCGATCCCGATCGGTTCACGCTGGACAGCCCCGAGGTGGCGGTGATCGGCGTCGGCAACGTGGCCGTGGACGTCGTACGCGTCCTCGCCAAGACCCACGAGGAGCTGCGTTCCACGGACGTGCCGCACGACGTGCTGGAGCGCCTCGAGGAGAGCCAGGTCAAGGCCATCCACATGATCGGCCGCCGCGGCCCCGAGCACGCCAAGTTCACCCTCAAGGAGCTGCGCGAGCTGGGCGAGCTGGCCAACGCCGACGTCTGCGTCCGCCCCGACGAGGCCGTCGTCCTGGGCGTCGACTTCCCGCGCCAGATCCAGGGCAACATCAAGGTCCTGCAGTCATGGGCCGCCCGCGAGCCGGTGGGCCGCCCGCGCCGCCTCGACGTGCGCTTCTGGCTGCGGCCCGTGGAGATCCTCGGCACCGAACGGGTGGAGGGGCTCAAGCTCGAACGCACCCGACTGTCGGAGGACGGGCGCGTCGTGGGAACGGGCGAGTTCGAGACGCTGCCGGTCGGCATGGTGCTGCGCTCGGTCGGCTACCAGAGCGTGCCGCTGCCCGGCGTGCCGTTCTCCGAGAAGACCATGACCGTGCCGAACGACGCCGGACGGGTGCGCGACCGCGAATACGTGGCGGGCTGGCTCAAGCGCGGTCCCACCGGGGTGATCGGCACCAACAAGTCCGACGCGGCGGAGACGGTCCGCACGCTCCTGGCCGACCTCGCGGGCCGCGTGCCGGTGAGCCGGGGCTCCATCGACGAGCTGCTGGCCGCTCGCGGGGTGCGTCCGGTGACGTACGGGGAGTGGCTGGCGATCGAGGCCGCCGAGACCGAACTGGCCAGGTCCCTGGGCCGGGGCGAACGCGTCAAGCTCGTCGGCCTGGAGGCAATGCTCCGTGCGTGCCGTCCCTGA
- a CDS encoding DUF6986 family protein, with protein MRAVPEGFEETYRVQRARYPSADAGWQPVHTVYVPADRVSARTVSEWGDQALSLVKAHLADPGSLAEVFGVPSGLGASVHAKLVQKLSSEPVEDLRIDFEDGYGVRPDLVEDEHVAQAVEAVATMHAAGALPRRWGPRVKSFADADPARSVRTLDLLVTGIVERAGELPPGFTVTFPKVLMEPYLGHFADVLEQLEAELDVRLRFEMQVEAPQTLHFLRGDLAESLGGRLAAAHFGVFDYTAAIGLPPHEQRLDHPACDHARHVMQTAFAGTGVELSDGSLAASPASDLAPDVHALWRRHAELVRHSLRHGFYQGWDMHPSHLVSRFATVYAFHLARYDAYQERVRAWEEQRESGGGVMDEPATVRTLVAALRRADAALP; from the coding sequence GTGCGTGCCGTCCCTGAGGGGTTCGAGGAGACCTACCGGGTCCAGCGGGCCCGCTATCCGTCCGCCGACGCGGGCTGGCAGCCGGTCCACACCGTCTACGTCCCGGCCGACCGCGTCTCGGCCCGTACCGTCTCCGAGTGGGGCGATCAGGCGCTCTCCCTGGTCAAGGCACATCTGGCCGATCCGGGCTCGCTGGCGGAGGTCTTCGGGGTGCCCTCCGGGCTGGGCGCCTCCGTGCACGCCAAGCTGGTGCAGAAGCTCTCGTCCGAGCCGGTCGAGGACCTCCGGATCGACTTCGAGGACGGGTACGGCGTACGTCCCGACCTGGTGGAGGACGAGCACGTGGCGCAGGCCGTCGAGGCGGTGGCCACGATGCACGCGGCGGGGGCGCTGCCGCGGCGGTGGGGGCCGCGGGTCAAGTCGTTCGCCGACGCTGATCCCGCGCGGTCGGTGCGCACGCTCGACCTGCTCGTCACGGGAATCGTCGAGCGGGCCGGCGAGCTGCCGCCCGGGTTCACGGTCACCTTTCCCAAGGTCCTGATGGAGCCGTACCTCGGCCACTTCGCGGACGTGCTGGAGCAGCTCGAGGCGGAGCTGGACGTACGGTTGCGGTTCGAGATGCAGGTGGAGGCGCCGCAGACGCTGCACTTCCTGCGCGGGGACCTGGCGGAGTCGCTGGGCGGGCGGCTGGCCGCGGCGCATTTCGGCGTGTTCGACTACACGGCCGCGATCGGGCTGCCGCCGCACGAGCAGCGGCTCGACCATCCCGCGTGCGACCATGCCCGGCACGTGATGCAGACCGCGTTCGCTGGCACGGGGGTGGAGCTGTCGGACGGGTCGCTGGCCGCCTCGCCCGCCTCCGACCTCGCGCCCGACGTGCACGCGCTGTGGCGGCGCCATGCCGAGCTGGTCAGGCACTCCCTGCGGCACGGCTTCTATCAGGGGTGGGACATGCACCCCTCGCACCTGGTGAGCCGGTTCGCCACCGTCTACGCCTTCCACCTCGCCCGGTACGACGCGTACCAGGAGCGCGTGAGAGCTTGGGAGGAGCAGCGGGAGTCGGGGGGCGGCGTCATGGACGAGCCCGCCACCGTCCGGACGCTGGTGGCCGCTCTCAGGCGCGCGGACGCGGCCCTGCCGTGA
- a CDS encoding copper homeostasis protein CutC, which translates to MTGSLLEVIALNVRDAVAAEQGGADRLEVVADMAADGLTPSPETVAAIAAECPLPQMVMLRCDAHFTADSDVLERLSRDAKALAQAGAAGFVFGFLDGSGKVDLAATEALIHAVSPLPWTFHRAVDHAADVQASWRAVRLLPNLATVLTSGSPDGVGEGLPVLKARAEAGDGSIILAGGGLKPTHVPALLDYGIRAFHVGSAVRASWSDPVEWRLVRQWRAMVERD; encoded by the coding sequence ATGACCGGATCGCTGCTAGAGGTCATCGCGCTGAACGTGCGCGACGCCGTGGCCGCTGAACAGGGTGGAGCCGACCGGCTGGAGGTCGTCGCCGACATGGCGGCCGACGGGTTGACCCCGTCACCGGAGACGGTCGCCGCGATCGCCGCCGAGTGCCCGCTTCCTCAGATGGTCATGCTCCGCTGCGACGCCCACTTCACCGCCGACTCCGACGTGCTCGAGCGGCTGAGCCGGGACGCCAAGGCGTTGGCGCAGGCAGGGGCGGCGGGGTTCGTGTTCGGGTTCCTCGACGGCTCGGGGAAGGTCGATCTCGCGGCCACGGAGGCGCTCATCCACGCCGTCTCGCCGCTGCCCTGGACGTTCCACCGGGCCGTCGACCACGCGGCGGATGTCCAGGCCTCCTGGCGGGCCGTGCGGCTGCTGCCCAACCTCGCCACCGTGCTCACCTCGGGTTCGCCCGACGGCGTGGGGGAGGGGCTCCCGGTGCTGAAGGCGCGCGCCGAGGCGGGTGACGGCTCGATCATCCTGGCCGGCGGCGGGCTGAAGCCGACGCACGTACCGGCGCTGCTCGACTACGGCATCCGCGCCTTCCACGTGGGCTCCGCCGTGCGGGCGAGCTGGTCCGACCCCGTCGAGTGGCGGCTCGTACGCCAGTGGCGGGCCATGGTCGAGCGCGACTGA
- a CDS encoding GNAT family N-acetyltransferase codes for MHTNTLLHPLALRRAEPEDLPGVLTLLADTAEWLYTQGVRQWPRGGFGPERIEPLIEERVLFLLDDELRYLDPDESAPPVATIALDGHADPEFWTLDDDPGAALYVHKLAVARPWSGSGLGDALLDWAGASAHAAGLPWLRLDCAKGNRRLQEYYRRRGFRHVRTVDLPHRASGALFERASEDLLTTAFRDLTMAELITA; via the coding sequence ATGCACACAAACACCCTGCTTCACCCGCTCGCTCTCCGGCGAGCCGAGCCCGAGGACCTTCCTGGCGTACTCACCCTGCTCGCGGACACCGCCGAGTGGCTCTACACGCAAGGAGTGCGGCAGTGGCCGCGCGGGGGCTTCGGCCCCGAGCGGATCGAACCGCTCATCGAGGAGCGGGTGCTGTTCCTGCTCGACGATGAGCTCAGATACCTCGACCCCGACGAATCGGCCCCGCCTGTCGCCACCATAGCCCTCGACGGCCACGCGGATCCGGAGTTCTGGACGCTGGACGACGACCCCGGGGCGGCCCTTTACGTCCACAAGCTCGCCGTGGCCCGCCCCTGGTCCGGCAGCGGCCTCGGCGACGCCCTCCTGGACTGGGCCGGCGCCTCGGCCCACGCGGCCGGGCTGCCCTGGCTGCGGCTGGACTGCGCCAAGGGGAACCGGCGGCTCCAGGAGTACTACCGCCGCCGCGGTTTCCGTCACGTCCGCACGGTGGACCTTCCCCACCGCGCCTCGGGGGCCCTTTTTGAACGGGCCTCGGAAGACCTGCTCACCACGGCCTTCCGCGATCTCACGATGGCCGAACTGATCACCGCCTGA
- a CDS encoding GntR family transcriptional regulator, with amino-acid sequence MARSVLYQQVAAELRRAIYSGVLGPGAQLPTEAQLMEDHGVSRNTVRLALGELVNEGLVTRTPRRGTVVRDRRPLLIYPQRELEPPPSGELREAFAYAVAQEGRAPSQYIEVLTVSPVEEIASRLELADGELAVVRRRLRFVDGQPYNTNDSYFPRDLVADSEIARPGDIARGANRVLEELGHAQVRVVDDIWARMPNQEEAERLQLELGTPVMVYVRVGFDAADMPVRVAVSVLPADKHLIRYELDGR; translated from the coding sequence GTGGCAAGGTCGGTGCTGTATCAGCAGGTGGCTGCGGAATTGCGTCGAGCCATCTACTCGGGTGTCCTCGGCCCGGGGGCACAGCTACCGACCGAGGCGCAGCTCATGGAAGACCATGGGGTGAGCAGGAACACCGTAAGGCTGGCCCTGGGAGAGCTCGTCAATGAGGGGCTCGTCACGCGCACGCCGCGGCGCGGGACAGTGGTCAGGGATCGCAGACCGCTGCTGATCTATCCGCAGCGGGAGCTGGAGCCGCCACCTTCAGGCGAACTGCGGGAAGCCTTCGCCTACGCCGTTGCGCAAGAAGGCCGCGCGCCGAGTCAGTACATCGAGGTGCTGACGGTGTCTCCCGTCGAGGAGATCGCCAGCAGGCTGGAGCTGGCGGACGGGGAATTGGCGGTGGTGAGACGCCGTCTGCGTTTCGTGGACGGACAGCCGTACAACACCAACGATTCCTACTTCCCGCGTGATCTCGTTGCCGACTCCGAGATCGCCAGGCCCGGGGACATCGCGCGAGGGGCGAACCGGGTATTGGAGGAACTGGGCCACGCACAGGTGCGCGTCGTGGACGACATCTGGGCCCGCATGCCCAACCAGGAGGAGGCCGAGCGCCTCCAACTAGAGCTCGGCACGCCGGTCATGGTCTACGTCCGCGTCGGATTCGACGCGGCGGACATGCCCGTACGTGTCGCGGTGTCGGTGCTGCCCGCCGACAAGCATTTGATCAGGTACGAGCTCGACGGCCGCTAA
- a CDS encoding Zn-ribbon domain-containing OB-fold protein, whose product MAAYRPAFDRDSRPWWERVGRREFAVQECDGCGAARFPARAFCPACRTEAWHWREVEPEGVVESWIVNHQPFMPGLAEPYVVVMVRLAAVPGCFVYGNWRGDRPPEPGERVRVAYRRIDEELTLVDWEPAEDDGNLDTHPARRTSSR is encoded by the coding sequence ATGGCGGCGTACCGGCCGGCGTTCGACCGGGACTCGAGGCCGTGGTGGGAGCGTGTCGGCAGGCGGGAGTTCGCCGTGCAGGAGTGCGACGGCTGCGGGGCGGCGCGCTTCCCGGCGCGGGCGTTCTGCCCCGCGTGCCGGACGGAGGCGTGGCACTGGCGGGAGGTGGAGCCCGAGGGAGTCGTGGAGAGCTGGATCGTCAATCATCAGCCGTTCATGCCGGGGTTGGCGGAGCCGTACGTGGTGGTGATGGTCAGGCTGGCGGCGGTGCCGGGGTGCTTCGTGTACGGGAACTGGCGCGGCGATCGGCCCCCGGAGCCCGGCGAGCGGGTCCGGGTCGCCTACCGCAGGATCGACGAGGAGCTGACGCTGGTGGACTGGGAGCCTGCGGAGGATGACGGGAATCTGGATACTCATCCGGCCCGGCGTACATCCTCCCGCTAG
- a CDS encoding thiolase C-terminal domain-containing protein, with translation MSKRLLDFRDRTAIAGVGYTPFTKDSGVSTLTLACRAVLAAVEDAGLSVDDVDGLATHRVGDSAAPTLVGPALGLTDLAWHLDQFGGGSVSHAVVGQAALAVAAGMAETVVCYRAINARSEFRMGGTGRGVPVSPEVQYQAPYGYVAPPQQYAMYARAHMSKYGTKAEHFGQLAVTQRANAAKNPRALMRTPITLDDYLASRWIAEPFRLLDCCLETDGACAVVVTTAERARSLRRPPVLVSAAAWGGGTSHLSGDPSADPTVTAAAALAPRLYAQAGLGPGDIDVAELYDCFTYSVIVQLEDYGFCGKGEGGPYVASGATAPDGPLPVNTHGGFLSEGYVHGMNHIAEAVSQLRGDAGDRQVVGAEVALSTAQPGYILPATSALILRRP, from the coding sequence GTGTCCAAGCGCTTGCTTGACTTCCGGGACCGCACCGCCATAGCCGGGGTGGGTTACACCCCGTTCACCAAGGACTCGGGCGTCAGCACGCTCACCCTCGCCTGTCGAGCCGTGCTGGCCGCGGTCGAGGACGCGGGGCTCTCGGTGGACGACGTGGACGGGCTGGCCACGCACCGCGTGGGGGACTCGGCGGCGCCCACGCTGGTCGGGCCGGCGCTGGGTCTGACGGACCTCGCCTGGCACCTGGACCAGTTCGGCGGCGGGAGCGTGTCGCACGCGGTCGTCGGTCAGGCGGCGCTGGCGGTGGCGGCGGGGATGGCCGAGACGGTCGTCTGCTACCGGGCCATCAACGCCCGCTCGGAGTTCCGCATGGGTGGCACGGGCCGGGGCGTTCCGGTGAGCCCTGAGGTGCAGTATCAGGCTCCGTACGGGTATGTGGCGCCGCCGCAGCAGTACGCCATGTACGCCCGAGCCCACATGTCGAAATACGGCACGAAAGCCGAGCACTTCGGGCAACTGGCAGTCACCCAGCGCGCCAACGCCGCCAAGAACCCGCGGGCGTTGATGCGTACCCCGATCACGCTGGACGACTATCTGGCGAGCAGGTGGATCGCGGAGCCGTTCCGGCTGCTGGACTGCTGCCTGGAGACGGACGGCGCCTGCGCCGTGGTCGTCACCACGGCCGAGCGCGCCCGCTCGCTCCGTCGCCCTCCGGTGCTGGTCTCGGCCGCCGCCTGGGGCGGTGGCACGTCTCATCTCTCCGGTGACCCGTCCGCCGACCCCACGGTGACGGCGGCCGCCGCCCTGGCTCCGCGCCTCTACGCGCAGGCCGGGCTCGGGCCGGGCGACATCGACGTGGCCGAGCTGTACGACTGCTTCACGTACTCGGTGATCGTCCAGCTCGAGGACTACGGGTTCTGCGGCAAGGGCGAGGGCGGCCCGTACGTGGCCTCCGGCGCGACCGCGCCGGACGGTCCGCTCCCGGTCAACACCCACGGGGGCTTCCTATCGGAGGGTTACGTCCACGGCATGAACCACATCGCCGAGGCGGTCTCCCAGCTCAGGGGCGACGCCGGGGACCGCCAGGTGGTGGGCGCCGAGGTCGCGCTCTCCACCGCCCAGCCCGGCTACATCCTCCCGGCCACCTCCGCCCTGATCCTGAGGAGGCCGTGA
- a CDS encoding flavin reductase family protein — protein MPTGPSYQSANGHLDSRLFRQVLGRFATGVVAITAVDPASGQPCGLAANSFTSVSLTPPLVAFCVAYTSTSWPRVRGAKVVTVNVLAEHQQDVCAQMATKGGDKFAGLEWTGSPGGNPVLEGALAWMDCVVEAEHPAGDHVIVVARVLQLDTHAEGGPLVFFRGGYGGFVEPA, from the coding sequence ATGCCGACCGGCCCTTCCTATCAGAGCGCGAACGGCCATCTCGACAGCCGCCTCTTCCGGCAGGTGCTCGGCAGGTTCGCGACCGGCGTGGTGGCGATCACGGCGGTCGACCCGGCGAGCGGGCAGCCGTGCGGGCTGGCGGCCAACTCCTTCACTTCCGTCTCGCTCACGCCGCCTCTCGTGGCGTTCTGCGTGGCGTACACGAGCACGAGCTGGCCCAGGGTGCGCGGCGCGAAGGTCGTCACCGTCAACGTGCTGGCCGAGCACCAGCAGGACGTGTGCGCCCAGATGGCGACCAAGGGCGGCGACAAGTTCGCGGGCCTGGAGTGGACCGGCTCCCCCGGCGGCAACCCGGTGCTCGAAGGCGCGCTGGCCTGGATGGACTGCGTGGTCGAGGCCGAGCACCCGGCCGGTGACCACGTGATCGTGGTGGCCAGGGTACTCCAGCTCGACACGCACGCCGAAGGCGGCCCTCTGGTGTTCTTCCGCGGCGGGTACGGCGGTTTCGTTGAGCCTGCCTGA
- a CDS encoding acyl-CoA dehydrogenase family protein: MPDPSGAAPGLREEARAWLEEALSGEFAHVRGLGGPGREHEGHDLRQAWERHLGKAGWTCLGWPERYGGRAASLEDQVAFYEEYARADAPARVGHIGEGLIGPTILEFGTDEQKDRFLPPIQRGEELWCQGYSEPEAGSDLANVQTKAHLEGGEWVITGQKVWTSLAHVADWCFVLCRTEPGSQRHRGLSYLLVPMEQPGVVVRPIVQLTGTSEFNEVFFDGARTAAGNILGAPGDGWRVAMATLGHERGVSTLGQQIGFRRELAKVIETARSTGAIDDPVLRDRLVRSWLELEVMRLNALRMLRPDPGPEVSIAKLYWSEWHRRLGELAQAVQGRAGLVARSEEGELNELQRLYLFSRADTIYAGSSEIQRNIIAERTLGLPR, from the coding sequence CTGCCTGACCCGTCGGGAGCCGCGCCGGGGCTCCGCGAGGAGGCCAGGGCCTGGCTGGAGGAGGCGCTGAGCGGCGAGTTCGCCCACGTCAGGGGGCTCGGCGGGCCGGGGCGCGAGCACGAGGGCCACGACCTGCGCCAGGCGTGGGAGCGCCACCTCGGCAAGGCCGGCTGGACCTGCCTGGGCTGGCCCGAGCGGTACGGCGGCCGCGCCGCCTCCCTGGAGGACCAGGTGGCCTTCTACGAGGAGTACGCCAGGGCCGACGCCCCCGCGAGGGTGGGTCACATCGGCGAGGGGCTGATAGGCCCGACCATCCTCGAGTTCGGCACCGACGAGCAGAAGGACCGCTTCCTGCCGCCCATCCAGCGGGGCGAGGAGCTGTGGTGCCAGGGCTACTCGGAGCCCGAGGCCGGCTCCGACCTCGCCAACGTCCAGACGAAGGCACACCTCGAAGGCGGCGAATGGGTCATCACCGGCCAGAAGGTGTGGACCTCGCTGGCGCACGTGGCCGACTGGTGTTTCGTGCTCTGCCGCACGGAGCCGGGCTCGCAGCGGCATCGAGGCCTGTCGTACCTGCTCGTCCCCATGGAGCAGCCCGGCGTCGTCGTACGGCCGATCGTGCAGCTGACCGGGACGTCCGAGTTCAACGAGGTGTTCTTCGACGGCGCGCGCACGGCCGCGGGGAACATCCTGGGGGCGCCGGGCGACGGCTGGCGGGTCGCGATGGCCACGCTCGGCCACGAGCGGGGCGTCTCGACGCTCGGGCAGCAGATCGGGTTCAGGCGTGAGCTGGCCAAGGTGATCGAGACGGCCCGGAGCACCGGCGCCATCGACGATCCCGTGCTGCGCGACCGGCTCGTCCGGTCGTGGCTGGAGCTGGAGGTCATGCGGCTCAACGCGCTCAGGATGCTGCGCCCCGACCCGGGTCCCGAGGTGTCGATCGCCAAGCTCTACTGGTCGGAGTGGCACCGGAGGCTGGGCGAGCTGGCGCAGGCCGTGCAGGGCAGAGCCGGGCTGGTGGCCCGGAGCGAAGAGGGCGAGCTCAACGAGCTGCAGCGGCTCTACCTCTTCAGCCGGGCGGACACGATCTATGCCGGATCCAGCGAGATCCAGCGGAACATCATCGCCGAGCGCACCCTGGGACTCCCCCGCTGA
- a CDS encoding SDR family oxidoreductase, which translates to MPPPYPKAHGLLDGKVTLVTAAAGAGIGYATARRCAEEGATIVLSDRHERRLSEAADALTELTGVKPLAVPCDVTSEPQVLALFDAVVEAHGRLDVVVNNAGLGGTAPLAEMSDDQWHAVIDVTLNGTMRCTRAALRQMIAQGSGVIVNNASVIGWRAQRGQSHYAAAKAGVMALTRCVALEAAEHGVRVNAVAPSLAVHPFLAKVTSEELLAELAAKEAFGRSAEPWEVANVIVFLASDYSSYMTGEVVSVSSQHP; encoded by the coding sequence ATGCCTCCTCCCTATCCGAAGGCGCACGGACTGCTTGACGGCAAGGTGACGCTGGTGACGGCCGCCGCCGGAGCGGGCATCGGCTACGCGACCGCGCGGCGCTGCGCCGAGGAGGGCGCGACGATCGTCCTGTCGGACCGGCACGAGCGCCGCCTGTCCGAGGCCGCCGACGCGCTGACCGAGCTCACCGGCGTCAAGCCGCTCGCCGTGCCGTGCGACGTGACGTCGGAGCCGCAGGTGCTGGCGCTGTTCGACGCGGTGGTGGAGGCGCACGGCAGGCTCGACGTGGTCGTCAACAACGCCGGTCTGGGCGGTACGGCCCCGCTGGCCGAGATGTCCGACGACCAGTGGCACGCGGTCATCGACGTCACCCTGAACGGCACCATGCGCTGCACCAGGGCGGCACTCAGGCAGATGATCGCCCAGGGCTCCGGCGTCATCGTGAACAACGCCTCCGTGATCGGCTGGCGGGCCCAGCGGGGCCAGTCGCACTACGCGGCGGCCAAGGCCGGGGTGATGGCGCTGACCAGGTGCGTCGCGCTGGAGGCCGCCGAGCACGGCGTACGGGTCAACGCGGTGGCGCCCTCGCTGGCGGTGCACCCGTTCCTGGCGAAGGTGACCAGCGAGGAGCTGCTGGCGGAGCTGGCGGCCAAGGAGGCGTTCGGGCGGTCGGCCGAGCCGTGGGAGGTGGCCAACGTCATCGTCTTCCTGGCCAGCGACTACTCCTCGTACATGACGGGAGAGGTGGTCTCGGTCTCCTCGCAGCACCCCTGA
- a CDS encoding DUF2252 domain-containing protein — protein sequence MGERSSFLLDVLMAEFGESIQRDPAAFRRKFRKMAASPFAFYRGSACLFYADVTGTYADGSYLDEPTSRVWIHGDLHAENFGTYMNASGVLVFNVNDFDEAYVGPYVWDLKRFAASVALIGYAKALSDDAISVLVTDFAGAYLVELAAIAAGGDDAIGSLTLDTTTGVLHRVLQTARLSTRVALLDVETAIDDYDRRFALMEGRESVDAATRKAVLAAFRDYLTTLPGQTDGVEHVIKDMALRKGVGIGSAGLPSYNLLLEGRSQALENDVILYMKQAAVPAVARYVTDEKVASYFLHQGHRTAESQRALQAYADPWLGYTTLNGVGQLVAEVSPYSADLDWDDVNEPEELRSIVQDLGRAVARMHSVADDESSHDLVDFSTEEAIVAVIGDDKPGFIGMLVDFAHRYGAQAREDHQRFVDLFRNGRLPGV from the coding sequence ATGGGCGAACGCTCTTCCTTCCTGCTCGATGTCCTCATGGCCGAGTTCGGCGAGTCAATCCAGCGAGACCCCGCCGCTTTCAGGCGGAAATTTCGGAAAATGGCGGCTTCTCCTTTCGCCTTCTACCGGGGCAGCGCCTGCCTGTTCTACGCGGACGTGACCGGCACGTACGCGGACGGGTCCTACCTCGACGAGCCGACCAGCCGGGTCTGGATCCACGGCGACCTCCACGCGGAGAACTTCGGCACGTACATGAACGCCTCCGGCGTCCTGGTCTTCAACGTCAACGACTTCGACGAGGCGTACGTGGGACCGTACGTCTGGGACCTCAAGCGCTTCGCCGCCAGCGTGGCGCTCATCGGGTACGCCAAGGCGCTGTCCGACGACGCGATCAGCGTGCTCGTGACCGACTTCGCCGGCGCGTACCTGGTCGAGCTGGCCGCCATCGCGGCCGGCGGGGACGACGCGATCGGCTCGCTCACGCTGGACACCACGACCGGCGTGCTGCACCGGGTCCTGCAGACGGCGCGGCTCAGCACGCGGGTGGCGCTGCTGGACGTCGAGACCGCGATCGACGACTACGACCGGCGGTTCGCGCTCATGGAGGGCCGGGAGAGCGTGGACGCGGCGACCAGGAAGGCGGTGCTGGCCGCGTTCCGCGACTACCTGACCACGCTGCCGGGGCAGACCGACGGCGTCGAGCACGTCATCAAGGACATGGCGCTGCGCAAGGGCGTGGGCATCGGCTCCGCGGGGCTGCCCTCGTACAACCTGCTGCTCGAAGGGCGCTCACAGGCGCTGGAGAACGACGTCATCCTCTACATGAAGCAGGCCGCGGTGCCCGCGGTGGCGCGGTACGTCACCGACGAGAAGGTGGCCTCCTACTTCCTGCACCAGGGGCATCGCACGGCGGAGTCGCAGCGGGCCCTGCAGGCGTACGCCGATCCGTGGCTCGGCTACACGACCCTGAACGGGGTGGGCCAGCTCGTGGCCGAGGTCTCGCCGTACTCCGCCGACCTCGACTGGGACGACGTCAACGAGCCGGAGGAGCTCCGCTCGATCGTGCAGGACCTGGGGCGGGCGGTGGCGCGCATGCACTCGGTGGCCGACGACGAGTCCAGCCACGACCTCGTCGACTTCTCGACGGAGGAGGCGATCGTGGCGGTGATCGGTGACGACAAGCCCGGATTTATCGGCATGCTGGTGGATTTTGCCCACCGCTATGGGGCACAGGCCCGGGAAGACCATCAAAGGTTCGTCGACCTGTTCCGCAACGGCCGCCTGCCTGGCGTCTGA
- a CDS encoding NIPSNAP family protein: MIYELRQYTLLPGRRDTLIELFEREFVETQEAVGMRVSGTFRVQDAPDRFAWLRAYPSMSARKASLEAFYDGPVWLAHRDAARVTMVDTDDVLLLHSVGAEPPEWERPAVGAGEPPPALYVATIYHVEDGFSAFFAREVAPVLVEAGVPPIACLETEHSENNFPRHPIRTGENVFVWFARFETAEDEREVELPMLKPRLTAAPERILLRPTARSAMR; encoded by the coding sequence ATGATCTATGAGCTCCGCCAGTACACCCTGCTCCCCGGTCGTCGGGACACGCTGATCGAGCTGTTCGAGCGCGAATTCGTCGAGACGCAGGAGGCGGTGGGCATGCGTGTCTCCGGCACCTTCCGCGTCCAGGACGCACCCGACCGGTTCGCCTGGTTGCGCGCCTATCCCTCGATGAGCGCACGCAAGGCCTCACTGGAGGCCTTCTACGACGGGCCCGTGTGGCTGGCCCATCGCGACGCCGCCAGGGTCACCATGGTCGACACGGACGACGTGCTGCTCCTGCACTCCGTGGGGGCCGAGCCGCCCGAGTGGGAGCGTCCCGCTGTCGGGGCCGGCGAGCCGCCTCCGGCGCTGTACGTCGCCACGATCTACCACGTCGAGGACGGCTTCTCCGCGTTCTTCGCCCGCGAGGTCGCGCCCGTCCTGGTCGAGGCGGGGGTGCCGCCGATCGCCTGCCTGGAGACCGAGCACTCGGAGAACAACTTCCCCCGGCACCCGATCCGGACCGGGGAGAACGTGTTCGTGTGGTTCGCCCGCTTCGAGACGGCCGAGGACGAGCGGGAGGTGGAGCTGCCCATGCTGAAGCCCCGCCTGACGGCCGCTCCCGAGCGCATCCTGCTGCGCCCGACCGCCCGCTCGGCCATGCGCTAG